Proteins encoded in a region of the Shewanella polaris genome:
- a CDS encoding MAPEG family protein translates to MTLMVSGLYAGLTALLVLALSYKVVKFRRANKIGIGDGGHQGLTIAIRAHGNLVENAPIVLILLMLAELNGMPLYLIHCLGTAWIVARLLHAIGLNQGQGGLHFGRFYGVLITWIVLLTLAVANVGFFLGL, encoded by the coding sequence ATGACATTGATGGTATCGGGTTTATATGCAGGCTTAACGGCGTTGTTGGTTCTAGCATTATCTTACAAAGTGGTTAAATTTCGTCGTGCAAATAAAATAGGGATTGGTGATGGCGGCCATCAAGGATTGACCATTGCCATAAGAGCTCATGGTAATTTAGTTGAAAATGCCCCAATAGTATTGATTTTATTGATGCTTGCAGAATTAAACGGTATGCCGCTGTACTTAATCCATTGCTTAGGCACAGCTTGGATTGTTGCGCGCTTATTGCATGCTATCGGACTTAATCAAGGTCAAGGAGGTCTTCATTTTGGTCGTTTTTACGGTGTGTTAATTACTTGGATTGTATTATTAACCTTAGCTGTTGCTAATGTTGGCTTCTTTCTTGGGTTATAA
- a CDS encoding Rossmann-like domain-containing protein, whose amino-acid sequence MEISPALWKSQMSSIYQQLLTTAPTNLPPIKAIHICHEENNPSAKFGVVELEGGTIGLTYVKLGNAFEQLQNESLYSDYIGKAVTDLAQLSVLQQDWQQVLGAGALNAISQYVLKQRGFNYHNEEDSLELLDIQPGERVGMVGYFAPLIAQLREQQTPLTVIELRAELVQAKGNFEVTTDPSKLAQCDKVLITGTSVINNTLEGLLTHCHKAQEIALVGPSVGLLPEVLFEHGITRIGGRAVVNSELFLERWKSGEKWKESVTRYSLRNSDYK is encoded by the coding sequence TTGGAAATATCCCCTGCGTTATGGAAATCACAGATGTCGTCTATTTATCAACAGTTACTCACTACAGCACCAACCAATCTACCACCAATCAAAGCAATCCACATTTGCCACGAAGAAAATAACCCAAGTGCCAAGTTTGGGGTTGTCGAATTAGAAGGCGGTACCATTGGCCTAACCTACGTAAAATTGGGCAACGCGTTTGAGCAGTTACAAAATGAATCGCTATACAGTGATTACATTGGTAAAGCAGTAACGGATTTAGCCCAATTAAGCGTGCTGCAACAAGATTGGCAGCAAGTGCTTGGCGCCGGAGCGCTTAATGCCATTAGCCAATATGTACTCAAACAACGTGGCTTTAACTACCACAACGAAGAAGACAGTTTAGAGCTGCTAGATATTCAACCTGGTGAGCGCGTTGGTATGGTTGGCTACTTCGCCCCGCTTATAGCCCAACTCCGCGAACAACAAACCCCTTTAACGGTGATCGAGCTGCGGGCTGAATTGGTTCAGGCCAAAGGCAATTTTGAAGTAACCACAGATCCAAGCAAATTGGCGCAATGCGATAAGGTACTTATTACTGGCACCAGCGTAATCAACAACACCCTAGAAGGCTTGCTAACGCATTGCCATAAAGCCCAAGAGATCGCGCTGGTGGGCCCAAGCGTTGGCCTGTTGCCAGAGGTACTATTTGAACATGGCATCACTCGCATCGGTGGCCGCGCAGTAGTAAACAGTGAACTGTTCCTTGAGCGTTGGAAAAGTGGCGAGAAGTGGAAAGAGTCCGTTACTCGTTACTCTTTGAGAAACAGCGACTACAAATAA
- a CDS encoding YgiQ family radical SAM protein, whose translation MQVESTLFNYPKFWAECYGTAPFLPMSRKEMDILGWDSCDIIVVTGDAYVDHPSFGMAVIGRMLEAQGYRVGIISQPDWSNKEDFMQLGRPNLFFGVTAGNMDSMINRYTADRKLRHDDAYTAGDIGGKRPDRAVTVYTQRCKEAFKEVPVVIGGIEASLRRIAHYDYWSDKVRRSVIFDAKADILIYGNAERPLMEVARRIAAGEAISDIDDVRGTATMRKEPMPGWRGMDSRKIDQLHKIEPLPSPYGADDVGCSNLSGPTDEKIFDNEAPKAISVQPPRPKPWEKTYVLLPAYNKVSEDKYLYAHASRILHQEQNPGCARALFQPHDANRGVWVNPPAWPLNTDEMDAVFDLPYQRIPHPMYGQEKIPAYDMIKTSINIMRGCFGGCSFCSITEHEGRIIQSRSQESIIKEIKDIQEKVPGFTGVISDLGGPTANMYRLGCTSVKAEKTCRRLSCVYPSICGHLGTDHKHTIDLYKAAREVPGIKKVLIASGVRYDLAIENPEYIRELAKHHVGGYLKIAPEHTEEGPLSKMMKPGMGTYDKFKELFDKFSKEAGKEQFLIPYFISAHPGTTDEDMVNLALWLKGQKFKLDQVQNFYPSPMANATTIYHTELNSLKNVKHDSEHVTVPKKGRQRKLHKFLLRYHDPMGWPMIREALVAMGKESLIGNGPNHLVPPETRNEQTKVKWGQKPSAKTKEQSGQKAMTRFSADQFEDRKGGTKADKGNAKPAGQNSKSSPKASGQAAKGQTSKSQGAKHSAKTGWATKSKYAK comes from the coding sequence ATGCAAGTTGAGTCAACGTTATTTAATTATCCAAAGTTTTGGGCTGAATGCTACGGAACAGCACCTTTCTTACCCATGTCTCGTAAAGAGATGGATATTTTAGGTTGGGATAGCTGCGATATTATTGTCGTGACTGGCGACGCGTATGTTGATCACCCTAGTTTTGGCATGGCAGTGATTGGGCGAATGTTAGAAGCCCAAGGTTACCGAGTGGGGATTATTTCACAGCCTGATTGGTCAAACAAAGAAGACTTTATGCAGCTAGGTCGCCCAAATTTATTTTTTGGGGTAACCGCTGGCAACATGGATTCGATGATTAACCGTTACACCGCTGACCGTAAGCTACGTCATGACGATGCATACACCGCGGGTGATATTGGTGGCAAACGCCCAGACCGTGCCGTGACCGTTTATACCCAGCGCTGTAAAGAAGCTTTTAAAGAAGTCCCTGTGGTGATTGGTGGCATTGAAGCTAGCTTACGTCGCATTGCACATTATGATTATTGGTCTGATAAAGTCCGTCGCAGTGTGATTTTTGACGCTAAAGCAGATATCTTAATTTACGGTAATGCTGAACGACCATTAATGGAAGTGGCACGCCGTATTGCAGCGGGTGAAGCCATTAGCGATATTGATGATGTTCGTGGTACCGCAACAATGCGGAAAGAGCCTATGCCCGGTTGGCGTGGTATGGATTCGCGTAAAATAGACCAATTACATAAAATTGAGCCATTACCTAGTCCATATGGTGCAGATGACGTTGGTTGCAGTAATTTATCAGGTCCAACAGACGAAAAGATTTTTGATAACGAGGCTCCTAAAGCCATTAGCGTTCAACCGCCTCGTCCAAAGCCATGGGAAAAAACCTATGTGCTGCTTCCTGCCTATAACAAGGTCAGCGAAGACAAGTATTTGTATGCCCATGCCTCGCGTATTTTGCACCAAGAGCAAAACCCGGGTTGTGCCCGTGCGCTGTTTCAACCACATGATGCTAACCGTGGGGTATGGGTCAATCCACCGGCTTGGCCATTAAACACTGATGAAATGGATGCAGTATTCGATTTGCCTTATCAACGCATTCCACACCCTATGTATGGCCAAGAAAAAATTCCAGCCTACGATATGATTAAAACATCAATCAATATCATGCGTGGTTGTTTTGGTGGCTGTTCATTCTGTTCGATTACCGAGCATGAAGGACGCATTATTCAAAGTCGCTCGCAAGAGTCGATCATCAAAGAAATTAAAGATATTCAAGAAAAAGTACCAGGCTTTACAGGGGTTATTTCTGACTTAGGCGGCCCAACGGCAAACATGTACCGTTTAGGCTGTACCAGCGTGAAAGCAGAGAAAACCTGCCGACGTTTATCGTGTGTGTATCCGTCTATTTGTGGCCATTTAGGTACAGATCATAAACACACCATCGACTTATATAAAGCCGCACGTGAAGTGCCAGGTATTAAAAAGGTCTTAATTGCATCGGGGGTTCGTTACGATTTAGCTATTGAAAACCCTGAATATATTAGAGAGTTAGCTAAGCATCATGTGGGTGGTTATTTAAAAATTGCCCCAGAACATACCGAAGAAGGTCCTCTCAGTAAAATGATGAAGCCAGGTATGGGAACCTATGACAAGTTTAAAGAATTGTTTGATAAATTTTCTAAAGAAGCGGGTAAAGAACAGTTTTTAATTCCGTACTTTATTTCGGCGCATCCAGGTACCACCGACGAAGACATGGTTAATTTGGCATTATGGTTAAAAGGGCAGAAATTTAAGCTCGACCAAGTGCAAAACTTTTATCCATCTCCGATGGCCAATGCGACCACGATTTATCATACCGAACTTAACTCATTGAAAAACGTTAAGCATGATAGTGAGCACGTGACGGTGCCGAAAAAAGGCCGTCAGCGTAAATTGCATAAATTCTTATTGCGTTACCACGACCCAATGGGTTGGCCGATGATCCGTGAAGCCTTAGTGGCCATGGGTAAAGAGTCGTTAATTGGTAATGGTCCAAATCATTTGGTGCCACCAGAAACCCGTAACGAGCAAACTAAAGTGAAGTGGGGCCAAAAGCCATCGGCTAAAACAAAAGAGCAAAGCGGCCAAAAAGCAATGACCCGTTTTTCTGCCGATCAGTTTGAAGACCGTAAAGGCGGTACTAAAGCAGATAAAGGCAACGCCAAACCTGCAGGGCAAAACAGTAAGTCTTCGCCTAAGGCTTCGGGCCAAGCGGCAAAAGGGCAAACGTCCAAAAGCCAAGGCGCTAAACATTCTGCAAAAACGGGTTGGGCAACCAAATCGAAATACGCAAAGTAG
- a CDS encoding TonB-dependent siderophore receptor: protein MHLNVINIGILSLLLPVLSVSANEQGTEKAPSESIEKITVMGRAQTFYRESSTSVGAKVETDIMDLPQSVQVLNEQLIVDQAAREITDLYRSIAGVSAYSYSGVTFRGFRDDSNVFYDGVRGDPFSGFGVPQLFNIERVEVLKGPAAALYGGGEPGGMINYVTKKPSFVQDTEVTLTAGDNDRMGGSIDSKGGLTDNIAYRLGGFYEQKDSFRNNADSKNTELTGGLLFQLGDDTTLTTSIDYIKQDLGGNRLRGVPVDDDGNFLVDPSYNANEKSDYQNLEATILQADLQHHFSDALSMNTTVRYLDNERVQGYHESQGWVDVNGDGEANVDDETIKREYRKQYRANKEMSVTSDFVYRLDSAIEQTLLFGADYHHVDTEYNYWRARYEADGVANLNIFDLNYGQSDPADYNLTDQNRDGSKTERMGLYTQDQISLSDKWLLLIGLRYDHFNDFDKETGFEYSDHHVSPRGGIVYKYSPDTSFYANYSESFNPTSIGDQEESSADGGLSPEIGEQVEVGIKNQWFDGSMMTTLAVYQINKKDVAMNNPDYTGDDDGIAALISLGQVESKGVEFTLVGDITADWTIMANYAYNDTRVTEGDIGDTYADGSKFVNAPRHQAGLWTRYDIDSLQSAIAFGADYVSEQVSADAQKVKPYTVFDMSWTTTWQETQFQLNVKNLFDKEYAVSGFSERNGHFPGAPREVVLQVSHHF, encoded by the coding sequence ATGCATTTGAACGTGATTAATATTGGGATATTAAGCCTGCTGTTACCTGTACTGAGTGTCAGTGCTAATGAACAAGGTACCGAAAAAGCTCCAAGTGAATCGATTGAAAAAATAACCGTAATGGGTCGAGCGCAGACATTTTACCGAGAATCATCGACCTCGGTTGGTGCTAAAGTCGAAACCGATATAATGGATTTGCCACAATCGGTGCAGGTGTTGAATGAGCAGTTGATTGTTGACCAAGCCGCACGTGAAATTACCGATTTATATCGTTCTATTGCAGGAGTGAGTGCCTACAGTTATTCGGGCGTAACGTTTCGTGGATTTAGAGATGACAGTAATGTTTTTTATGATGGTGTCAGAGGCGATCCATTTTCTGGTTTTGGCGTACCACAGTTATTCAATATAGAACGCGTTGAAGTGCTAAAAGGTCCTGCCGCAGCATTATACGGTGGTGGCGAACCGGGTGGCATGATCAATTATGTTACCAAGAAGCCGAGTTTTGTCCAAGACACCGAGGTAACATTAACTGCGGGTGATAACGACCGTATGGGTGGCTCAATAGACTCAAAAGGTGGCTTAACAGACAATATTGCTTATCGCCTTGGTGGTTTTTATGAACAAAAAGACAGTTTCCGAAATAATGCAGATTCTAAAAATACCGAGTTAACGGGTGGATTATTATTTCAACTTGGTGATGACACCACACTAACAACCTCGATTGATTACATTAAGCAAGACTTAGGCGGTAATCGTTTACGTGGTGTTCCGGTTGATGATGATGGTAATTTTTTGGTTGATCCAAGTTACAACGCCAATGAAAAATCTGATTATCAAAACCTTGAAGCAACAATATTACAAGCTGATTTACAACATCACTTTAGCGATGCTTTGAGTATGAATACCACAGTTCGTTACCTTGATAATGAACGCGTTCAAGGCTATCACGAATCCCAAGGCTGGGTAGATGTCAATGGCGACGGTGAAGCCAACGTCGACGATGAAACCATTAAGCGCGAGTACCGTAAGCAGTATCGTGCTAATAAAGAAATGAGCGTGACCTCCGATTTTGTGTATCGTTTAGACAGTGCCATTGAGCAAACTTTGCTATTTGGTGCAGATTACCATCATGTGGATACTGAATATAATTATTGGCGTGCTCGTTATGAAGCCGATGGCGTCGCTAATCTCAATATTTTTGATCTGAATTATGGTCAGAGCGATCCGGCTGATTACAACTTAACCGATCAAAACCGAGATGGTAGTAAAACTGAACGTATGGGTTTATATACTCAAGATCAAATTAGTTTAAGTGATAAATGGCTGCTGCTGATAGGCTTACGTTACGATCACTTTAATGATTTTGATAAAGAGACTGGTTTTGAGTATAGCGATCATCATGTGTCACCTCGAGGCGGCATAGTTTACAAGTATTCTCCAGATACCTCTTTTTATGCGAATTATTCTGAAAGTTTTAATCCGACATCTATTGGTGATCAAGAAGAGTCCAGTGCTGATGGTGGTTTATCACCAGAAATAGGTGAGCAGGTTGAAGTTGGTATTAAAAACCAGTGGTTTGACGGTAGTATGATGACCACGCTTGCTGTGTATCAAATTAACAAAAAAGACGTGGCCATGAATAATCCTGACTATACCGGTGACGATGATGGTATCGCAGCCTTAATCAGTTTAGGTCAAGTAGAAAGTAAAGGTGTTGAATTTACCCTAGTTGGTGATATCACCGCCGATTGGACCATTATGGCAAACTATGCCTATAACGATACCAGAGTCACTGAAGGTGATATTGGCGATACCTATGCAGATGGCAGTAAATTTGTGAACGCGCCACGACATCAAGCCGGTTTATGGACTCGTTATGATATCGACAGTTTACAGTCTGCTATTGCATTTGGTGCTGATTATGTCAGTGAGCAAGTCAGTGCGGATGCGCAAAAGGTTAAACCTTATACTGTATTTGATATGAGCTGGACAACAACCTGGCAAGAGACCCAATTTCAGTTAAATGTCAAAAACCTGTTTGATAAAGAATATGCAGTAAGTGGCTTTTCTGAACGTAATGGTCATTTCCCTGGTGCGCCAAGAGAAGTGGTATTACAGGTATCACATCACTTTTAA
- a CDS encoding threonine/serine ThrE exporter family protein — MDNQDFLEKRRFIIKLGKYLHKFGTPAYRLESHLQTVSTTLGIEGYFLISPTSMTFVLQHDTEQEYNHVARVKPGDLDLGSLARTFELVEELCSGQRTLQEALERLEEIANKPNPYGHKLTLLAFGTSAGGFAMLMGTGWHDVFWSALLGLLVYGLVFWAERSKRIAEMLEPMAAVVCAILASGIATLDPSVNLPVTILSGIIIFVPGLALTLGLAELAARDLISGTARIMDAVMQLFKLYFGAVLGMTIGKAIFGDVTYIDPIPLPRWAIWSAVPILSMSLVIIFKARLKDSPWGVFAGIVAFFSAMLGGIYLGESIGIFVGALAVGIYSNLYARWMKAPASIALLQGIVILVPGSKTYIGLNALISGETMLNQAHLGSQIFLIFMSLIAGLIFANVVVPPRRSL, encoded by the coding sequence GTGGATAATCAGGATTTTTTAGAAAAACGCCGATTTATTATAAAGTTAGGAAAATACCTACATAAATTCGGTACTCCGGCGTATCGCTTAGAATCCCACTTACAAACCGTATCAACCACTCTGGGCATTGAAGGATATTTTTTAATATCACCAACATCGATGACATTTGTCCTCCAACATGACACTGAGCAAGAATACAATCACGTCGCACGCGTAAAACCAGGCGACTTAGATTTAGGCTCGTTAGCGCGTACTTTCGAGCTTGTAGAAGAACTCTGCTCTGGACAACGCACCTTACAAGAAGCCCTAGAACGCTTAGAAGAAATTGCCAATAAACCCAACCCCTATGGACATAAACTCACATTACTTGCCTTTGGTACCAGCGCGGGTGGTTTTGCGATGTTAATGGGCACTGGTTGGCATGATGTTTTTTGGTCTGCTCTTTTAGGCTTACTGGTATACGGCTTAGTTTTTTGGGCTGAACGCTCAAAACGAATAGCCGAAATGCTCGAACCTATGGCCGCGGTAGTGTGCGCGATTTTAGCGTCGGGGATTGCCACCCTAGACCCTAGTGTCAATTTACCGGTCACCATTTTGTCTGGGATTATTATCTTTGTTCCCGGCCTAGCACTTACACTAGGGTTAGCCGAGCTTGCTGCCCGAGATTTAATCTCTGGTACGGCACGCATTATGGATGCGGTGATGCAGCTGTTTAAATTGTATTTTGGCGCAGTACTTGGCATGACCATTGGCAAAGCCATTTTTGGCGACGTTACTTATATTGACCCCATTCCACTACCTCGTTGGGCTATTTGGTCTGCTGTTCCCATATTATCTATGTCATTGGTGATTATTTTTAAGGCCCGTTTAAAAGACTCACCTTGGGGCGTATTTGCCGGCATTGTGGCATTTTTCTCTGCGATGCTCGGGGGGATTTATTTAGGCGAATCTATTGGTATTTTTGTTGGAGCATTAGCGGTGGGAATTTATTCAAACCTTTATGCCCGTTGGATGAAAGCACCTGCATCCATTGCACTACTACAAGGTATTGTTATTTTAGTGCCTGGCAGCAAAACCTATATTGGGTTAAATGCGCTAATTTCTGGCGAAACCATGCTTAATCAAGCCCATTTAGGCTCCCAGATATTTCTTATTTTCATGTCATTAATTGCTGGGCTTATATTTGCTAACGTAGTGGTTCCGCCAAGACGCTCATTATAA
- a CDS encoding ShlB/FhaC/HecB family hemolysin secretion/activation protein, with amino-acid sequence MPTVLLSACFFVILLFHTSVSANDDAAVSQSEPSTVNKHDVDSVANIVIVSHPIFDESAPDAIFLHRWANYLHINTKESTILNSLSFEKGDKITTNNLLEAQRLLRYESYIRDAEINIARKDPLAADNVEDVVLVETWDNWSLLPTVSLSKNGGDTKYSFGIKEDNLLGLGVQTKIKYQSSEDRTGYKIAFDAPIRWVKHGNISVDFYDNSDGQTSSLAFNKPFYSLDTKDMYTAAWLTDTRTDTIRQNGEDINEFEHIIDYANLGFGWLVDKQDDQLQRISLGITQDQHQFNNIAEYPESQLPYDREFIYPWISYEYLEDQFTVLNNIHLINNNEDFNLGWRHVVTLGLELNDVADSAALGYHLNLLTTRGWQQDNQLLLMSLTGRTDIQTGQQDFYNIGLAAEYFHQISPKWTAYSKARIATSHNNYLDQTFALGDETGIRGYPNDYQHGDNQWLLTSEIRYYPNINLYQLAELGWAIFADIGQATGGTDELNEVNGPIASIGIGARVYSSKSSYGNVAHIDVAVPMTTGDDTNAWEFRFQVKNHF; translated from the coding sequence ATGCCAACAGTCTTACTGTCAGCTTGTTTTTTCGTCATCTTGCTTTTTCACACTAGCGTTAGCGCTAATGATGACGCTGCAGTAAGTCAATCTGAACCGTCAACTGTGAACAAACATGATGTCGATAGCGTTGCTAATATCGTCATTGTCAGTCACCCCATTTTTGATGAATCAGCCCCAGATGCTATTTTTTTGCATCGCTGGGCAAACTATTTACACATCAATACTAAAGAATCGACCATTCTAAACAGCTTGAGCTTTGAAAAAGGCGACAAAATCACCACCAACAATCTTCTCGAAGCCCAACGCCTATTACGTTACGAGTCTTACATTCGTGATGCCGAAATTAATATTGCCAGAAAAGACCCATTAGCAGCAGACAACGTTGAAGATGTGGTGTTAGTTGAAACGTGGGATAACTGGTCATTATTACCAACCGTAAGCCTGAGCAAAAATGGTGGCGACACCAAGTACTCGTTCGGAATTAAAGAAGATAATTTGCTGGGTTTAGGGGTACAAACAAAAATAAAATACCAATCCAGTGAGGACCGTACTGGGTATAAAATTGCATTTGATGCACCAATACGATGGGTAAAGCACGGTAATATTTCGGTAGATTTTTATGATAATAGCGACGGCCAAACCTCGTCTCTAGCGTTTAATAAACCTTTTTACTCATTAGACACCAAAGACATGTATACCGCGGCATGGTTAACAGATACTCGAACAGACACCATAAGACAAAATGGCGAAGACATTAACGAGTTTGAACATATTATTGATTACGCCAACTTGGGTTTTGGTTGGTTAGTGGATAAGCAAGATGATCAATTGCAACGCATTAGCTTAGGTATCACTCAAGACCAACATCAATTCAATAATATCGCTGAATATCCAGAGTCGCAGTTACCCTACGACCGTGAATTTATTTACCCGTGGATAAGCTATGAATACCTAGAAGACCAATTTACGGTACTGAATAACATCCACCTGATAAATAACAACGAAGATTTTAACTTAGGCTGGCGCCATGTTGTCACTCTAGGATTAGAACTCAACGATGTGGCTGACAGTGCAGCGTTAGGTTATCACCTCAACTTATTAACTACTCGAGGTTGGCAACAAGACAATCAATTACTACTGATGAGTTTAACTGGCAGGACAGATATTCAAACTGGGCAACAAGATTTTTATAATATCGGTTTAGCGGCAGAATATTTTCATCAAATTAGCCCTAAATGGACCGCCTACTCCAAAGCCAGAATTGCCACCTCACACAATAATTATCTTGACCAAACATTTGCGCTGGGTGATGAAACCGGTATACGAGGTTACCCTAATGACTACCAGCATGGCGATAATCAGTGGTTACTGACCAGCGAAATTCGTTATTACCCAAATATCAATTTATACCAATTGGCTGAATTAGGTTGGGCGATATTTGCCGATATTGGCCAAGCAACTGGCGGCACAGATGAGCTAAACGAGGTTAATGGCCCCATTGCGAGTATTGGCATTGGTGCACGTGTTTACTCATCTAAATCCAGTTACGGCAACGTGGCACACATTGATGTTGCAGTGCCAATGACCACCGGTGATGATACCAATGCTTGGGAGTTTCGATTCCAAGTTAAAAATCACTTCTAA
- a CDS encoding TonB-dependent receptor has product MLFKPSQLAIATHCALFLLVLPATNANAESSPQATDGNASMERMIVTGSRSSERIEEVPSSVTLIEQETLARDMLVTSELQNLLAFRVPGLAPSTGTSSNSGQNLRGRAALVMIDGVPQSTPLRNGKLGISSIDAGAIERIEVIKGATSIYGNGASGGIINYITKRASEDKVRVNVGISSKFSAIKLQDSAGYRVDTSIDGTIDNFSYVFSAITEKTGVERDAEGDAIGLVYGLSETKSNNYFTKLGYQLDDDKSIQLTYNYYEAQQNSDYIDVAGNANTGEKTYAIENTTGVAKLGVPQGPRGNHNLMLKYVDQEVFTNTQLTVDGYLQKIENMFFFSTALANLSEGYEGGQSFIKSEKKGLRVNFATQVDWDNVESTFIYGIDALQDISSQPLEDGRIWVPEMDMRNLAVYLQTKFVIADDWVFKAGIRQDSVDLTVDDYQTLKLCRTPSTCSVPFDVTGGELTYNSTTYNIGLRYNMNELFNPFMSFSQGADISDIGRLLRTATVDDIALIRTESSIVDNYEIGFSGQLGDLNYEISAYRSKSELGTSNSFDATTGIYLPVRAPQKIWGYEAQFDYRVFDNLSTGLSYSWIEGKDTETDTYIDGGTISPPKLTAYVSWQPVEEASIGINYMYVGDRDRFDPIDGEYIGSQGPIANYNVLNLTSSYQLNNWQLSLGVENLLNEDYFSARAQSSTNASYYTKALGTTINLGVKASF; this is encoded by the coding sequence ATGTTATTCAAGCCTAGCCAATTGGCTATAGCGACTCACTGTGCATTATTTTTATTGGTACTCCCCGCAACTAATGCCAATGCAGAATCATCACCACAAGCCACGGACGGTAATGCCTCAATGGAGCGCATGATTGTTACTGGTAGTCGCTCATCTGAGCGAATAGAGGAAGTTCCTTCTTCCGTCACGCTCATTGAGCAAGAAACCCTCGCGCGCGATATGCTTGTCACATCCGAGTTACAAAACTTACTCGCATTTCGTGTTCCTGGCTTGGCGCCAAGCACTGGCACATCAAGTAACTCGGGACAAAATTTACGCGGTCGTGCTGCATTAGTCATGATTGACGGTGTGCCACAATCTACGCCATTACGAAATGGAAAATTAGGCATAAGCTCCATTGATGCGGGAGCCATTGAACGTATTGAGGTGATTAAAGGTGCAACCTCTATTTATGGCAATGGTGCTTCAGGCGGGATCATTAACTACATCACTAAACGAGCCAGCGAAGACAAAGTACGAGTTAATGTTGGAATTTCCAGTAAATTTAGCGCGATAAAGTTACAAGACAGTGCCGGTTATCGAGTGGATACTTCGATAGATGGTACGATTGACAATTTTAGCTATGTATTTAGTGCCATTACAGAAAAAACAGGCGTGGAGCGAGATGCAGAAGGCGACGCTATCGGATTAGTCTATGGCTTATCAGAAACTAAATCCAACAACTATTTTACTAAACTGGGCTATCAACTTGACGACGATAAGTCCATTCAACTGACTTATAACTACTATGAAGCCCAACAAAACTCAGACTATATTGATGTTGCAGGTAATGCTAACACCGGTGAAAAAACTTACGCGATAGAAAACACCACTGGGGTAGCAAAGCTTGGCGTACCTCAAGGGCCACGCGGTAATCATAATCTAATGTTAAAATACGTCGATCAAGAAGTATTCACTAACACCCAGTTAACCGTTGATGGTTATCTGCAAAAAATTGAAAATATGTTTTTCTTTTCAACGGCACTAGCTAACCTAAGCGAAGGTTACGAAGGGGGTCAATCATTCATCAAGTCAGAAAAGAAAGGCCTACGCGTTAACTTTGCTACCCAAGTTGATTGGGATAATGTTGAATCAACCTTTATTTACGGTATTGATGCGCTGCAAGACATCAGTTCACAACCATTAGAAGACGGCCGAATTTGGGTGCCTGAAATGGACATGCGTAACTTAGCCGTTTATTTACAAACTAAGTTTGTTATTGCCGATGATTGGGTTTTTAAAGCCGGTATCCGCCAAGACAGTGTTGATTTAACGGTCGATGATTATCAAACTTTAAAACTATGTCGAACGCCAAGTACTTGCTCAGTACCTTTTGATGTCACAGGCGGAGAATTAACATATAACTCAACCACCTATAATATTGGTTTACGTTACAACATGAACGAGTTATTTAACCCGTTCATGAGTTTTTCCCAGGGTGCTGACATTTCAGATATTGGACGCCTTTTACGAACCGCCACAGTCGATGATATTGCATTAATCCGCACCGAATCATCCATTGTCGATAACTATGAAATTGGTTTTTCTGGTCAACTTGGTGATTTAAATTATGAAATTTCCGCCTACCGAAGTAAATCAGAATTAGGCACAAGCAACAGCTTTGATGCAACAACAGGCATTTACTTACCCGTACGCGCACCACAAAAAATTTGGGGCTATGAAGCGCAATTCGACTACCGTGTATTTGATAACCTCAGTACCGGTTTAAGTTATAGTTGGATTGAAGGGAAAGACACTGAAACCGATACTTATATAGATGGTGGTACCATATCACCCCCTAAATTAACCGCTTATGTTAGTTGGCAACCCGTTGAAGAAGCTAGTATCGGGATTAACTACATGTATGTTGGTGACCGAGACCGATTTGACCCGATCGATGGCGAATATATTGGCTCTCAAGGACCTATAGCAAATTATAACGTCCTGAATCTAACTAGTAGCTATCAACTCAATAATTGGCAACTATCGCTAGGTGTAGAAAACTTACTCAATGAAGATTATTTTTCTGCACGAGCACAATCTTCTACTAATGCGAGTTACTATACCAAAGCACTGGGTACCACCATTAATCTGGGCGTTAAAGCCAGTTTTTAA